A single region of the Streptococcus sanguinis genome encodes:
- the purB gene encoding adenylosuccinate lyase: MINRYSRPEMANIWTEENKYKAWLEVEVLADEAWAELGEIPKEDVALIREKAGFDIDRILEIEQETRHDVVAFTRAVSETLGEERKWVHYGLTSTDVVDTAYGYLYKQANDIIREDLRRFTDIIAERAREHKFTIMMGRTHGVHAEPTTFGLKLATWYSEMKRNIERFEIAAAGVEAGKISGAVGNFANIPPFVESYVCEKLGIRPQEISTQVLPRDLHAEYFSALALIATSIERMATEIRGLQKSEQREVEEFFAKGQKGSSAMPHKRNPIGSENMTGLARVIRGHMVTAFENVSLWHERDISHSSAERIIAPDTTILIDYMLNRFGNIVKNLTVFPENMKRNMNSTFGLIFSQRAMLTLIEKGMTREQAYDLVQPKTAQSWDNQVDFKPLLEADPEVTSRLTQEEIDEIFNPIYYTKRVDEIFKRVGLD, encoded by the coding sequence ATGATCAACCGTTACTCTCGTCCCGAAATGGCGAATATTTGGACTGAGGAAAATAAGTACAAGGCTTGGCTGGAGGTTGAGGTTCTGGCTGATGAGGCCTGGGCTGAGCTGGGTGAGATTCCCAAGGAAGATGTGGCCTTGATTCGTGAGAAGGCTGGGTTTGACATCGACCGCATCTTGGAGATTGAGCAGGAGACGCGCCACGATGTGGTGGCCTTTACGCGGGCGGTTTCTGAGACGCTGGGCGAGGAGCGCAAGTGGGTGCACTATGGCCTGACCTCGACCGACGTGGTGGATACAGCCTACGGTTACCTCTACAAGCAGGCCAATGACATCATTCGTGAGGATCTGCGTCGCTTCACCGACATCATTGCGGAGCGGGCACGGGAGCACAAGTTCACCATCATGATGGGACGGACCCACGGGGTACATGCGGAGCCGACGACTTTCGGTCTTAAGCTCGCGACCTGGTACAGCGAAATGAAGCGTAATATCGAGCGTTTCGAGATTGCGGCTGCGGGTGTGGAAGCTGGGAAAATCTCTGGTGCGGTTGGGAACTTTGCTAACATTCCGCCATTTGTGGAAAGTTATGTCTGTGAGAAATTAGGCATCCGTCCGCAGGAGATTTCGACTCAAGTTCTGCCACGTGATCTCCATGCTGAATACTTCTCAGCTCTAGCCTTGATTGCAACCTCTATCGAGCGTATGGCAACTGAGATTCGCGGTCTGCAAAAGTCTGAGCAGCGCGAAGTCGAAGAGTTCTTTGCCAAGGGACAAAAAGGTTCTTCAGCAATGCCTCACAAACGCAATCCTATCGGCTCTGAAAATATGACTGGTCTGGCGCGTGTCATTCGAGGCCACATGGTGACGGCCTTTGAGAATGTCTCTCTCTGGCATGAGCGCGACATTTCCCACTCATCAGCTGAGCGGATTATCGCACCGGACACGACCATTCTCATCGACTATATGCTCAACCGCTTTGGTAATATCGTCAAGAACTTGACCGTCTTTCCAGAAAACATGAAGCGCAACATGAACTCAACTTTTGGTCTTATCTTTAGCCAGCGGGCTATGTTGACCTTGATTGAGAAAGGCATGACTCGGGAGCAGGCTTATGATCTGGTGCAGCCAAAGACTGCTCAGTCTTGGGACAATCAAGTAGACTTCAAGCCTCTGCTCGAAGCGGACCCAGAAGTGACTTCCCGTCTGACTCAAGAAGAAATTGATGAAATCTTCAATCCTATTTACTACACCAAGCGCGTAGATGAAATCTTCAAGCGCGTGGGGCTGGATTAA
- the dhaM gene encoding dihydroxyacetone kinase phosphoryl donor subunit DhaM: MADTGILIISHSKNLAQGLFDLISQVAADVAISYVGGLDDGSIGTSFEGIQAALDANDKDTILAFFDLGSARMNLEMVADFSDKEIIINNVPLVEGSYTAAALLQAGADLPNVLLQVRELEIKK, translated from the coding sequence ATGGCAGATACTGGCATTCTTATCATTTCCCATTCCAAAAACCTGGCCCAAGGCTTGTTTGACCTCATTTCGCAGGTGGCGGCAGATGTGGCCATCAGCTATGTGGGCGGGTTGGACGACGGTAGCATTGGGACCAGCTTTGAAGGGATTCAGGCAGCTTTAGATGCCAATGACAAGGACACTATTTTGGCCTTTTTCGATCTGGGTTCGGCTCGGATGAATCTGGAAATGGTCGCGGACTTTTCTGATAAGGAAATCATTATCAATAATGTTCCCTTGGTAGAAGGATCCTATACGGCTGCTGCTCTTCTACAAGCCGGGGCAGATTTGCCTAATGTTTTGCTTCAGGTCCGTGAATTAGAAATAAAAAAATAG
- a CDS encoding TetR/AcrR family transcriptional regulator — protein sequence MKRNTAQLKEQLIQTGIDEIGKHGIEQLSLRTVAKACGVTHGSPYRHFESKEGYLKVVLTQLSLFLNQEINENIDATGSARDQLTRLGLNFIIFAKTYPHFFEALFIKFPFKYMKVTQDTILLESDLPGFDKFKELVLKLREEENFSNSEAESLFHFWSFITGLAVLTNSPIGQDLDPQAIQSTIEHMLDIYIKGERS from the coding sequence ATGAAACGCAATACTGCCCAGCTGAAAGAACAACTCATCCAAACAGGGATTGACGAAATCGGAAAACACGGAATTGAACAGCTTTCGCTCAGGACTGTTGCCAAGGCCTGCGGTGTAACTCACGGCAGCCCCTACCGCCATTTTGAGAGCAAGGAAGGCTACCTTAAGGTAGTTTTGACCCAGCTTTCGCTGTTTCTCAATCAGGAAATCAATGAAAATATTGATGCGACAGGTTCTGCGCGTGATCAGCTGACCCGGCTTGGACTTAATTTCATTATTTTTGCCAAGACCTACCCTCATTTTTTCGAAGCTCTCTTTATCAAATTTCCTTTTAAATATATGAAGGTGACTCAGGACACCATTCTCTTGGAGTCTGACCTGCCTGGATTTGATAAATTTAAGGAGCTTGTTTTAAAGCTTCGCGAGGAGGAAAATTTTAGCAATAGCGAAGCAGAAAGCCTTTTTCACTTTTGGAGCTTTATCACAGGCCTAGCCGTTCTGACCAACAGTCCTATCGGACAAGACCTTGATCCTCAAGCCATCCAAAGCACGATCGAGCACATGCTTGACATTTATATCAAAGGAGAACGATCATGA
- a CDS encoding GntR family transcriptional regulator: MAIPKYQQIKDELKQQIISGKFENGDKFYTEAELIQMFNVSSITVVRALNELANDGYIIRQQGKGTFVSRARKHKLVEFSDVETFPIQKDKVTVLSIKRGNDLKILDKLELAPTQFYYKIDRIRRTGDKVYIYHQTYIPEQYINPNYPDMDYYSSIYNRFKTDYHIHMNDEHFEETNEIVFPTPKDVAKVLEVDTNFPTVHQVKITQLESTGQILEYSETYKRGDFFKIKFISCNRDH; the protein is encoded by the coding sequence ATGGCTATTCCAAAATACCAACAAATCAAAGATGAGCTCAAGCAGCAAATCATTTCTGGCAAATTTGAAAATGGCGATAAGTTTTACACAGAGGCTGAGCTGATTCAGATGTTTAATGTCAGCTCCATTACTGTTGTCCGCGCTTTGAATGAACTGGCCAACGATGGCTACATCATCCGCCAGCAAGGCAAGGGAACCTTCGTTTCACGTGCAAGAAAGCACAAGCTGGTGGAATTTTCTGACGTTGAGACCTTCCCTATCCAAAAAGATAAGGTGACTGTTCTCTCCATCAAGCGTGGGAATGACCTGAAAATCTTGGATAAGCTAGAACTGGCACCAACGCAGTTCTACTATAAGATTGACCGGATCAGACGGACTGGCGATAAAGTCTATATCTATCACCAAACCTATATCCCTGAGCAATACATCAATCCTAACTATCCAGATATGGACTACTACAGCTCTATCTACAATCGCTTCAAAACTGACTACCACATTCACATGAATGATGAGCATTTTGAAGAGACCAATGAAATTGTCTTCCCAACACCAAAAGATGTTGCGAAAGTACTGGAAGTTGATACCAACTTCCCGACTGTTCATCAGGTGAAGATTACCCAGCTGGAAAGCACTGGCCAGATCTTAGAGTACAGCGAAACTTACAAACGCGGTGACTTCTTCAAGATTAAGTTCATTTCCTGCAATCGGGACCACTAA
- a CDS encoding PTS system mannose/fructose/N-acetylgalactosamine-transporter subunit IIB, which yields MTIVGARIDGRLIHGQVANLWTTKLNISRIMVIDDEVAENAIEKSGLKLATPAGVKLSVLPIAKAAENILAGKYDSQRLLIVARKPDRFLRLVEAGVPLETLNVGNMSQSDETRSITRSINVVDADVEAFHKLHEKGVKLTAQMVPNDPVEDFMKLLK from the coding sequence ATGACAATAGTAGGTGCACGTATCGATGGACGTTTGATCCATGGACAGGTAGCCAATCTTTGGACTACCAAGCTCAACATTTCACGCATTATGGTGATTGACGATGAGGTAGCTGAAAATGCTATCGAAAAGAGCGGGCTCAAGCTTGCAACGCCAGCTGGCGTGAAACTCAGTGTCTTGCCGATTGCTAAGGCAGCAGAAAATATCTTGGCTGGCAAGTATGATTCGCAGCGACTCTTGATTGTTGCTCGCAAGCCAGACCGCTTCCTGCGGTTGGTCGAAGCTGGTGTTCCGCTGGAAACGCTGAACGTCGGCAATATGTCTCAGTCAGACGAAACTCGCTCTATTACTCGCTCTATCAATGTGGTAGATGCAGATGTTGAAGCCTTTCACAAGCTTCATGAAAAAGGAGTAAAACTGACAGCGCAAATGGTTCCCAACGATCCGGTTGAGGACTTCATGAAGTTATTAAAATAA
- the dhaK gene encoding dihydroxyacetone kinase subunit DhaK, which yields MKKIINNPTAVVDEMLDGLAYIHSDLVYRVEGFDIIARKSEKTGKVGLISGGGSGHEPSHAGFVGEGMLSAAICGAVFTSPTPDQVLQAIKEADEGAGVFMVIKNYSGDIMNFEMAQEMAEMEGIEVASVVVDDDIAVEDSLYTQGRRGVAGTILVHKILGNAARAGKSLTEIKALADELVKHIHTVGLALSGATVPEVGKPGFVLADDEIEFGIGIHGEPGYRKEKMQPSKDLAKELVEKLSQSFELKSGKKIGILINGMGATPLMEQYVFAADVANLLADAGVEVVYKKLGNYMTSIDMAGISLTFIQLDQPDWLKALNSPVTTAAW from the coding sequence ATGAAGAAAATTATCAATAATCCAACAGCGGTTGTGGACGAGATGCTGGACGGCTTGGCCTATATTCACAGCGATTTGGTTTATCGGGTGGAGGGCTTCGATATCATTGCCCGTAAGAGCGAGAAGACAGGCAAGGTTGGCTTGATTTCTGGCGGTGGCAGTGGTCATGAGCCTTCCCACGCGGGTTTTGTCGGTGAGGGCATGCTGTCAGCCGCTATTTGCGGAGCAGTCTTTACTTCGCCAACACCTGACCAAGTCTTGCAGGCTATCAAGGAAGCAGATGAGGGAGCTGGGGTCTTCATGGTGATCAAGAATTACTCCGGTGACATCATGAACTTTGAAATGGCTCAGGAAATGGCTGAGATGGAAGGGATTGAGGTGGCTAGTGTCGTCGTAGATGATGATATCGCAGTGGAAGACAGCCTCTATACCCAAGGTCGCCGCGGAGTGGCTGGCACCATTCTTGTCCATAAGATTCTAGGGAATGCGGCGCGTGCAGGCAAATCTCTGACTGAAATCAAGGCTCTGGCTGATGAGCTGGTCAAACATATTCACACGGTTGGCTTGGCTCTGAGCGGGGCAACCGTACCGGAAGTCGGCAAGCCTGGTTTTGTTTTGGCTGATGATGAGATAGAGTTCGGTATTGGCATCCATGGTGAGCCAGGCTATCGCAAGGAAAAGATGCAGCCGTCTAAGGACTTAGCTAAAGAATTGGTCGAAAAACTCAGTCAGTCCTTTGAGCTCAAATCTGGCAAAAAAATTGGTATCCTCATCAATGGTATGGGGGCAACACCGCTCATGGAGCAGTATGTCTTTGCGGCAGATGTAGCAAATCTCCTGGCAGATGCTGGAGTCGAAGTTGTTTACAAAAAGCTGGGTAATTACATGACCTCCATTGATATGGCGGGGATTTCTCTGACCTTTATCCAGCTGGACCAGCCAGACTGGCTGAAAGCTCTCAACAGTCCTGTCACAACAGCCGCTTGGTAA
- a CDS encoding PTS system mannose/fructose/sorbose family transporter subunit IID, with protein sequence MTNSNYKLTKEDFKQINKRSLFTFQLGWNYERMQGSGYLYMLLPQLRKMYGDGTPELQEMMKLHTQFFNTSPFFHTIIAGFDLAMEEKDGVKSKDAVNGIKTGLMGPFAPLGDSIFGSLVPAIMGSIAATMAIAGQPWGIFLWIAVAVAYDIFRWKQLEFAYKEGVNLITNMQSTLTALVEAASVLGIFMVGGLIATMINFEVSWVWNIGEKAIDFQDMMNLIFPRLIPAVFTGFIFWLLGKKGMNSTKAIFIIIIMAVSFSAIGYFLLGQVPE encoded by the coding sequence ATGACGAACTCTAATTATAAATTAACAAAAGAAGATTTTAAACAAATCAATAAACGCAGCTTGTTCACTTTCCAATTAGGCTGGAACTACGAGCGGATGCAAGGGTCAGGTTATCTCTACATGCTCTTGCCTCAGCTGCGCAAAATGTACGGAGATGGCACTCCAGAATTGCAAGAAATGATGAAATTGCATACGCAATTCTTCAATACATCACCTTTCTTCCACACCATTATTGCAGGTTTTGACCTAGCTATGGAAGAAAAAGACGGTGTTAAATCAAAAGATGCGGTCAATGGTATCAAGACAGGTCTTATGGGACCATTTGCTCCTCTTGGAGACTCCATCTTTGGCTCTCTTGTGCCAGCCATCATGGGATCTATCGCTGCTACCATGGCTATTGCAGGCCAGCCTTGGGGAATTTTCCTTTGGATTGCTGTAGCAGTTGCTTATGACATTTTCCGTTGGAAACAGTTAGAATTCGCCTACAAAGAAGGGGTCAATCTCATCACCAACATGCAAAGTACTTTGACAGCTCTTGTTGAAGCGGCTTCTGTATTGGGTATCTTTATGGTGGGTGGTTTGATTGCTACTATGATCAACTTTGAAGTATCCTGGGTATGGAACATCGGTGAAAAAGCTATTGATTTCCAAGACATGATGAATCTGATTTTCCCACGTTTGATTCCAGCAGTCTTTACAGGCTTTATCTTCTGGCTCTTGGGCAAGAAAGGAATGAACTCTACCAAGGCTATCTTCATTATCATTATCATGGCAGTAAGCTTCTCTGCTATCGGCTACTTCCTGCTGGGACAAGTGCCAGAATAA
- a CDS encoding aspartate/glutamate racemase family protein: MKTIGLIGGMSWESTTSYYQIINETIKKELGGLHSAKILLYSVDFAEIEHYQAVGDWEKSGQLLADVAKRLEQAGADFIVICTNTMHKVAPQIQEKITIPILHIAQATAQALLADGIQKVGLLGTKYTMTQDFYKEKLIESGLEVLIPDQAGITEVNRIIYDELCLGDIKESSKQTYLTIIDDLKKAGAEAVILGCTEIGLLVKQSDTDLPLYDTTMIHAEKAAGWAVNK, from the coding sequence ATGAAAACTATCGGTCTGATTGGTGGCATGAGTTGGGAAAGCACCACATCTTACTACCAAATTATTAATGAAACCATCAAAAAAGAGCTGGGTGGCCTGCATTCTGCTAAGATTCTACTTTATAGTGTTGATTTTGCAGAGATTGAGCATTATCAGGCAGTCGGAGACTGGGAGAAAAGCGGTCAACTTTTGGCAGATGTTGCTAAGCGCTTGGAGCAAGCAGGTGCAGATTTCATTGTTATTTGCACCAACACCATGCACAAGGTTGCTCCGCAGATACAAGAAAAGATTACGATTCCAATCTTGCATATTGCACAGGCAACTGCGCAGGCCTTGTTGGCTGACGGTATTCAAAAAGTCGGTCTTCTCGGGACTAAGTACACCATGACCCAAGATTTTTACAAGGAGAAATTAATAGAGTCTGGGTTAGAAGTGCTGATTCCAGACCAAGCTGGTATTACAGAGGTCAATCGGATCATTTATGACGAACTCTGTCTAGGGGATATCAAAGAAAGCTCAAAGCAGACTTATCTTACCATTATAGATGATTTGAAAAAAGCTGGCGCAGAAGCTGTTATCTTGGGTTGTACCGAGATTGGTCTCCTCGTCAAGCAATCCGACACTGACTTGCCTCTCTACGACACAACGATGATTCATGCAGAGAAAGCAGCTGGGTGGGCGGTAAATAAGTGA
- the dhaL gene encoding dihydroxyacetone kinase subunit DhaL, which yields MDAARAKKWMQLFNEKIQDQKVYLSDLDTPIGDGDHGANMARGMAAAVESLAAKDFASAAEVFQAVSMQLISKVGGASGPLYGSAFMGMAKAEKDGKDLSEVIQAGLDMIQKRGKAVPGEKTMVDVWSGLPISLQSGDLTREMIGSLVEATKDLKATKGRASYVGERSIGHIDPGSASSGLLFEALLETEAG from the coding sequence ATGGACGCAGCAAGAGCAAAAAAATGGATGCAGTTGTTCAACGAGAAGATCCAGGACCAGAAAGTCTATCTGTCTGATCTCGACACTCCCATCGGCGACGGTGATCATGGCGCCAATATGGCCAGGGGAATGGCGGCAGCAGTAGAGAGTCTAGCTGCTAAGGACTTTGCCAGTGCGGCTGAGGTTTTTCAGGCTGTTTCTATGCAGCTGATTAGCAAGGTCGGCGGTGCTTCCGGACCTCTCTATGGCTCAGCTTTCATGGGTATGGCCAAAGCTGAAAAAGACGGCAAAGACTTGTCAGAAGTCATCCAAGCTGGGCTGGACATGATTCAGAAGCGGGGCAAGGCTGTGCCGGGTGAGAAGACCATGGTGGATGTCTGGTCGGGGCTTCCCATTTCTCTGCAGTCCGGAGACTTGACGCGTGAAATGATTGGTTCCCTAGTGGAAGCGACTAAGGATTTGAAGGCGACCAAGGGGCGGGCTTCCTATGTCGGTGAGCGCTCTATCGGTCATATCGATCCCGGTTCGGCTTCATCTGGTCTCCTCTTTGAGGCTCTTCTAGAAACGGAGGCAGGCTGA
- a CDS encoding PTS sugar transporter subunit IIA has protein sequence MSKKLVLVSHGRFCEELKTTTEMIMGPQEDIHAVALLPEEGPEDFVAKFLETVKDFEDYLVFADLLGGTPCNVVSRFIMEGQDIELYAGVNLPMVIEFINSSLTGAEVSYPSKAAENIVKVNDVLADLMDDEDE, from the coding sequence ATGAGTAAGAAATTAGTTTTAGTCAGTCATGGTCGCTTTTGTGAAGAACTGAAAACCACTACGGAAATGATTATGGGGCCTCAGGAAGATATCCATGCAGTAGCCCTGCTTCCGGAGGAAGGTCCAGAAGACTTCGTAGCTAAATTCTTAGAGACGGTCAAAGATTTTGAGGATTACTTGGTCTTTGCGGATCTCTTGGGGGGCACTCCTTGTAATGTAGTCAGCCGTTTCATTATGGAAGGACAGGATATCGAGCTTTATGCGGGGGTCAATCTGCCCATGGTCATTGAGTTTATTAACTCTTCTTTGACAGGAGCAGAAGTTAGCTATCCATCCAAGGCAGCAGAGAATATTGTTAAGGTCAATGATGTCTTGGCTGATCTAATGGATGATGAAGATGAATAA
- a CDS encoding NAD(P)H-dependent oxidoreductase has product MKTLIIYTHPSPTGFNTAILKEVQSNLSKKHEVKTLDLYAENFDPILRFDQEHRRRDLHKDPEMAKYRDLITWADHLIFIFPIWWSGMPAILKGFIDRVFAADFAYSYKKVGLQGHLQGKSGWIITSHNTPGFALPFVQDYGKVLKNQILKLCGISPVKLTELNGVERKTDQQRQEMLKKIGQLASQI; this is encoded by the coding sequence ATGAAAACCTTGATTATTTACACCCACCCCAGCCCAACTGGCTTCAATACTGCTATTCTCAAAGAGGTTCAAAGCAACCTTTCTAAGAAGCATGAGGTAAAAACCTTGGACTTGTATGCTGAAAATTTTGACCCTATCTTACGCTTTGACCAAGAACACAGACGCCGTGATCTGCATAAAGACCCTGAAATGGCCAAATACCGAGATTTAATCACTTGGGCAGACCATCTGATTTTCATTTTCCCTATCTGGTGGAGCGGTATGCCGGCCATTCTCAAAGGCTTTATCGACCGCGTCTTTGCGGCTGACTTTGCCTACTCTTATAAGAAAGTCGGACTCCAAGGCCACCTGCAAGGGAAATCCGGCTGGATTATCACCAGCCATAATACTCCAGGTTTTGCCCTGCCTTTCGTTCAAGACTACGGTAAGGTGCTTAAAAATCAAATCCTGAAACTTTGTGGAATTTCTCCAGTCAAACTGACCGAGCTCAACGGAGTAGAACGCAAAACAGACCAACAACGTCAAGAAATGCTCAAGAAAATCGGACAACTGGCCAGTCAAATTTAA
- a CDS encoding PTS mannose/fructose/sorbose/N-acetylgalactosamine transporter subunit IIC has translation MIQWWQILLLTLYSAYQICDELTIVSSAGSPVFAGFITGLIMGDLTTGLFIGGSLQLFVLGVGTFGGASRIDATSGAVLATAFSVAQGIKPELAIATIAVPVATLLTYFDILGRMTTTYFAHRVDAAVERFDYKGIERNYLLGALPWALSRALPVFLALAFGGAFVQAIVDGVAGVKWLAAGLTLAGRMLPGLGFAILLRYLPVKRNLHYLALGFGLTAMLTVLYSNIQTLGGAVSSIVGTLPKDAAITFANNFKGLSMIGVAIFGIFLAVQHFKYSQRTVVAAPAASTKSESEEIEDDEL, from the coding sequence ATGATACAATGGTGGCAAATTTTACTACTCACTTTGTACTCAGCTTATCAAATCTGTGATGAGTTGACCATCGTTTCGTCAGCAGGATCTCCTGTATTTGCTGGTTTCATTACTGGCTTGATTATGGGCGATTTGACGACCGGTTTGTTTATTGGTGGTAGCCTGCAATTGTTCGTTCTTGGTGTGGGGACATTTGGTGGAGCTTCTCGTATTGATGCGACATCAGGTGCCGTTTTGGCGACAGCCTTCTCCGTAGCACAAGGCATTAAGCCAGAGTTGGCTATCGCGACAATCGCAGTACCGGTAGCAACTTTGCTAACTTACTTTGATATCTTAGGCCGTATGACAACGACTTATTTCGCGCACCGTGTGGATGCAGCAGTTGAACGCTTCGACTATAAAGGTATTGAACGCAACTATCTCTTAGGTGCCCTTCCTTGGGCTCTGTCTCGTGCCCTCCCAGTCTTTCTGGCTCTGGCATTTGGTGGAGCATTTGTACAAGCGATAGTAGATGGTGTTGCTGGTGTGAAATGGCTGGCTGCAGGATTGACACTGGCTGGTCGTATGTTACCAGGACTTGGATTTGCTATCTTGCTTCGTTACCTTCCAGTTAAACGTAATCTTCACTACTTAGCTCTTGGTTTTGGCTTGACGGCTATGCTGACTGTGCTTTACTCAAACATTCAAACTTTGGGTGGGGCTGTATCTAGTATTGTTGGGACTCTTCCAAAAGATGCTGCGATCACATTTGCCAACAACTTCAAAGGTTTGTCTATGATTGGTGTAGCTATCTTTGGTATCTTCCTTGCAGTACAGCATTTCAAATACAGCCAAAGAACAGTAGTTGCTGCGCCAGCTGCTAGCACAAAATCAGAAAGTGAGGAAATTGAAGATGACGAACTCTAA
- a CDS encoding glycoside hydrolase family 35 protein: protein MKAVLHRREHQMARFKIGHSFCLDDREFKILSGAIHYFRVQPEDWYHSLYNLKALGFNTVETYLPWNMHEPQKGVFDFQGILDIEAFLQTAQDLELYAIIRPSPFICAEWEFGGLPAWLLNENMRIRSSNEAFLQAVASYYDELLPRLTPRLLDNGGNILMMQVENEYGSYGEDKAYLRAIRQLMEERGVTCPLFTSDGPWRATLRAGTLIDDDVFVTGNFGSKADYNFAQLQEFFDEHGKKWPLMCMEFWDGWFNRWKEPVIKRDPDELAQAVHEVLQQGSINLYMFHGGTNFGFMNGCSARGVIDLPQVTSYDYDALLDERGNPTDKYYAVQRMLKEHYPEYPQMEPLVKEAFELRNIPLSQKVSLFETLPDLAEPIESLYPMKMEELGQNVGYLLYRTWASWDADQERLRVIDGRDRMQLYVDGQHIATQYQTEIGQDIMVDGQKKAEHQLDILMENMGRVNYGHKLLADTQQKGIRTGVCKDLHFLLDWQHYPLPLDHPEKIDFSKEWQENQPAFYAFDFKMKALKDTYLELSDFGKGVVFVNGVSIGRFWNVGPTLSLYIPHSLLREGDNRIIIFETEGIYSETIHLVNQPTFKTIKGENL from the coding sequence ATGAAAGCGGTTTTACACCGAAGGGAACATCAGATGGCAAGATTCAAAATTGGTCATTCTTTCTGTTTGGATGATCGGGAGTTTAAGATTTTATCGGGAGCCATTCACTATTTTCGGGTACAGCCTGAGGATTGGTATCATTCCCTTTATAATCTCAAAGCTCTGGGCTTTAATACAGTGGAGACCTATCTTCCCTGGAATATGCACGAACCCCAAAAAGGTGTCTTTGATTTCCAAGGGATTTTAGATATTGAGGCATTTTTACAGACGGCTCAGGATTTGGAACTTTATGCCATTATCCGCCCTTCGCCTTTTATCTGCGCGGAGTGGGAGTTCGGTGGTCTGCCGGCCTGGCTGCTCAATGAAAATATGCGCATCCGCTCATCAAATGAGGCCTTTCTGCAGGCTGTAGCCAGCTATTATGACGAGCTGCTGCCGCGACTGACTCCAAGGCTGCTGGACAATGGGGGAAATATCCTCATGATGCAGGTGGAAAATGAGTACGGTTCTTATGGGGAAGACAAGGCCTACCTGAGAGCAATCAGACAGCTCATGGAAGAACGAGGTGTAACCTGTCCGCTCTTTACTTCAGACGGGCCTTGGCGGGCTACGCTTCGAGCGGGTACGCTGATTGATGACGATGTCTTTGTGACAGGAAATTTCGGCTCCAAGGCAGATTACAATTTTGCCCAGCTGCAGGAATTCTTTGACGAGCATGGCAAAAAGTGGCCGCTCATGTGTATGGAGTTCTGGGATGGCTGGTTCAATCGCTGGAAAGAGCCTGTCATCAAGCGAGATCCAGACGAACTGGCTCAAGCTGTTCACGAAGTGCTCCAGCAGGGCTCAATCAATCTCTATATGTTTCATGGCGGTACCAACTTTGGCTTTATGAACGGCTGTTCGGCCAGAGGTGTCATTGACCTGCCACAGGTAACTTCCTATGACTATGATGCTCTACTTGATGAGCGAGGCAATCCGACGGATAAGTACTATGCAGTCCAGAGGATGCTGAAAGAGCATTATCCAGAGTATCCGCAGATGGAGCCGCTGGTGAAAGAGGCTTTTGAACTCAGGAATATTCCGCTCAGTCAGAAGGTCAGTCTCTTTGAGACACTGCCTGACTTGGCAGAGCCTATCGAAAGTCTCTATCCAATGAAGATGGAGGAGCTGGGGCAAAATGTCGGCTACTTGCTATATCGGACTTGGGCTAGTTGGGATGCTGATCAGGAAAGGCTCCGTGTCATTGACGGCCGCGACCGGATGCAGCTCTATGTGGACGGTCAGCACATTGCAACCCAGTACCAGACAGAAATCGGTCAGGATATTATGGTGGACGGCCAGAAAAAGGCAGAGCACCAGCTTGACATTCTGATGGAAAATATGGGCCGGGTCAATTATGGGCACAAACTCTTGGCAGATACCCAGCAGAAGGGCATTCGTACCGGTGTCTGCAAGGATCTGCACTTCCTGCTTGACTGGCAGCATTATCCACTGCCACTGGACCATCCAGAAAAGATCGACTTTTCAAAAGAGTGGCAGGAAAATCAACCAGCTTTCTACGCTTTTGACTTTAAAATGAAAGCGCTTAAAGATACTTATCTGGAACTGTCCGACTTTGGCAAGGGCGTCGTCTTTGTCAACGGTGTCAGCATTGGCCGCTTCTGGAATGTCGGACCGACCTTATCGCTTTATATCCCGCACAGCCTGCTCAGAGAAGGCGACAATCGCATCATTATCTTTGAGACAGAAGGGATCTATAGCGAAACCATTCACTTAGTTAACCAACCTACATTTAAAACAATAAAGGGGGAAAATCTATGA